From one Streptomyces sp. NBC_01478 genomic stretch:
- a CDS encoding cache domain-containing protein: MSLATATPATAPEQSVAAGVRSALESVFDAVAATRADTTALLAKVAARGRRPATVDLAALRPGLHLRLARHELVSGVGFVAAPGLLSDVPAWLEWWQTTADGGIRPLLLDLDPEHSAYADYTHWDWFALPRDTGERAVAGPYVDYLCSDEYSLTLSAPVLMEGRFAGVAAADVYLRHFEAAVMPMLHQLPGPARLVNARGRVAASTDPRHLVGSLSKGPDFAEALAAGRAGYARGARLVPCDGVPLVLVVAER; encoded by the coding sequence ATGAGCCTCGCGACGGCAACGCCGGCCACGGCACCCGAGCAGTCGGTCGCGGCCGGGGTCCGCTCGGCTCTGGAGTCCGTGTTCGACGCCGTGGCGGCCACCCGCGCCGACACCACGGCACTGCTCGCCAAGGTGGCCGCGCGGGGCCGCCGCCCGGCGACCGTCGACCTCGCCGCACTCCGTCCGGGCCTCCATCTCCGGCTCGCCCGGCACGAGTTGGTGTCCGGCGTAGGTTTCGTCGCCGCGCCGGGGCTGCTGAGCGACGTACCGGCCTGGCTGGAGTGGTGGCAGACCACGGCCGACGGAGGCATCCGGCCGCTGCTGCTCGACCTCGATCCCGAGCACTCGGCGTACGCGGACTACACGCACTGGGACTGGTTCGCGCTGCCCCGCGACACCGGGGAGCGGGCGGTCGCCGGGCCGTACGTCGACTACCTCTGCTCGGACGAGTACAGCCTCACCCTGTCCGCGCCGGTCCTGATGGAGGGGCGGTTCGCCGGGGTGGCCGCGGCGGACGTGTACCTACGGCACTTCGAGGCGGCCGTGATGCCGATGCTGCACCAACTGCCGGGCCCGGCACGGCTGGTGAACGCGCGCGGCCGGGTCGCCGCGTCCACCGACCCCCGGCACCTGGTCGGTTCGCTCAGCAAGGGACCGGACTTCGCCGAGGCGCTCGCGGCGGGCCGGGCGGGGTATGCGCGGGGAGCGCGGCTGGTGCCGTGCGACGGAGTGCCGTTGGTGCTGGTCGTCGCGGAGCGTTGA
- a CDS encoding FadR/GntR family transcriptional regulator: MNQQQHINGGARKAVFAPVDNRARVDAVVSRLGDAIELGLLSDGEQLPGESELAGQLGVSTVTLREALMALRQQGLVTTRRGRGGGSFVSLPEVPGEERLKVRLRNWSTEELRDLGDHWAALSGTAARLAAQRTEPEDLVQLRRTAKELTQAADAAARGRMYGRFHVELAAAAQSARLTREQVALQTEVGALLCLVLASDEYREEAAARHRSVISAVQDGAHDSARELAERCVQESTARLIAERLAL; encoded by the coding sequence GTGAACCAGCAGCAGCACATCAACGGCGGCGCCCGGAAAGCCGTCTTCGCCCCGGTCGACAACCGGGCGCGGGTGGACGCCGTCGTCAGCAGGCTCGGGGACGCCATCGAACTCGGACTGCTCTCCGACGGTGAGCAACTGCCGGGCGAGAGCGAGCTCGCCGGGCAGCTCGGTGTGTCCACGGTGACCCTGCGGGAGGCGCTGATGGCGCTGCGCCAGCAGGGCCTCGTCACCACCCGCCGGGGGCGCGGCGGCGGCAGCTTCGTGTCACTGCCCGAGGTCCCCGGCGAGGAGCGGCTGAAGGTCCGGCTGCGCAACTGGAGCACCGAGGAACTGCGCGACCTCGGCGACCACTGGGCGGCCCTGTCGGGCACCGCGGCCCGGCTCGCCGCACAGCGCACCGAGCCCGAGGATCTCGTCCAACTACGGCGTACGGCCAAGGAGTTGACGCAGGCCGCGGACGCGGCGGCGCGCGGCCGGATGTATGGCCGCTTCCACGTCGAGCTCGCCGCCGCCGCGCAGTCCGCCCGGCTCACCCGCGAGCAGGTCGCGTTGCAGACCGAGGTCGGCGCGCTGCTGTGTCTCGTGCTCGCGAGCGACGAATATCGTGAAGAAGCCGCAGCCCGTCACCGCTCCGTAATCTCGGCCGTGCAAGATGGGGCCCACGATTCGGCCAGGGAGTTGGCCGAGCGGTGCGTGCAGGAGTCGACGGCGCGGCTCATCGCCGAGCGGCTGGCCCTGTAA
- a CDS encoding ABC transporter ATP-binding protein — MEGIAIRLRDLRKSFGETTAVAGVDLEIRDGEFFSMLGPSGSGKTTVLRMIAGFESPTGGTVELAGQDVTGLAPFERDVHTVFQDYALFPHMTVEQNVAYGLKVRKVPKAERLVRARKALAEVRLESYGTRRPGQLSGGQRQRVALARALVGRPRVLLLDEPLGALDLKLREQMQVELKALQREVGITFVFVTHDQEEALTMSDRIAVFDQGRIEQVGTPAEVYERPATPFVASFVGTSNLLAGESAQRVVGTPGTYSIRPEKIRVLKDSAPADDPDHESAAGTVAEVVYLGDSTRFLVDLDAGGRLTALQQNLETSAEDVAAYRGSRVRLQWHRRHTVHVPDPR, encoded by the coding sequence ATGGAGGGGATTGCGATCCGGCTGCGGGATCTGCGGAAATCGTTCGGGGAGACCACCGCCGTGGCCGGCGTCGACCTGGAGATCAGGGACGGCGAGTTCTTCTCGATGCTCGGTCCGTCCGGCTCGGGCAAGACGACCGTGCTGCGCATGATCGCCGGCTTCGAGAGCCCCACCGGGGGCACCGTCGAACTCGCCGGCCAGGACGTCACCGGCCTCGCCCCCTTCGAACGGGACGTCCACACCGTCTTCCAGGACTACGCCCTCTTCCCGCACATGACGGTCGAGCAGAACGTCGCCTACGGCCTCAAGGTCCGCAAGGTCCCCAAGGCCGAACGGCTCGTCCGCGCCCGAAAAGCCCTCGCAGAGGTACGACTTGAGAGCTACGGCACCCGCCGCCCCGGCCAGCTCTCCGGCGGCCAGCGGCAACGCGTCGCCCTCGCCCGCGCCCTCGTCGGCCGCCCCCGCGTGCTGCTCCTCGACGAACCGCTCGGCGCCCTCGACCTGAAACTGCGCGAGCAGATGCAGGTCGAACTCAAGGCGCTGCAGCGGGAGGTGGGCATCACCTTCGTCTTCGTCACCCACGACCAGGAGGAAGCCCTGACGATGAGCGACCGCATCGCCGTCTTCGACCAGGGCCGCATCGAACAGGTCGGCACCCCCGCCGAGGTCTACGAACGCCCCGCGACCCCGTTCGTCGCGTCCTTCGTCGGCACCTCCAACCTGCTGGCGGGCGAGTCCGCCCAGCGGGTCGTCGGCACCCCGGGCACCTACAGCATCCGGCCCGAGAAGATCCGCGTCCTCAAGGACTCCGCCCCGGCGGACGACCCGGACCACGAGAGCGCAGCAGGAACCGTCGCCGAGGTCGTCTACCTCGGGGACTCCACCCGCTTCCTCGTCGACCTCGACGCCGGCGGCCGCCTCACCGCACTCCAGCAGAACCTGGAGACCTCCGCCGAGGACGTCGCCGCCTACCGCGGCAGCCGGGTGCGACTGCAATGGCACCGGCGCCACACGGTGCACGTGCCCGACCCCCGCTGA
- a CDS encoding ABC transporter substrate-binding protein, producing MENVVRLTPTLKAVAAVATLVLAATACGSSDSGSSGGGLNPPDLKAQSKLGKSEGEVNLIAWAGYVEDGSNDPKVNWVSDFEKQTGCQVNSKVAASSDEMVKLMKTGEYDAVSASGDASLRLIASGDAAPVNTGLVANYKDIFPDLKLQAWNSVKGKAYGIPHGRGANLLMYNTQKVTPAPTSWAAVFDDASTYKGHVTAYDSPIYIADAALYLKATKPELKIKDPYALDQKQFDAAVALLKKQNADIGEYWSDYLKEISAFKSGDSVVGTTWQVIANLTADEGAKIKAFVPKEGSTGWSDTWMISAKAKHPNCAYQWLNWIVSPKVNAQVAEYFGEAPANAKACEETSDKNFCTTYHAADTAYWKNIAFWNTPIEQCLDGRTDVKCVPYAKWVQAWTEIKG from the coding sequence ATGGAGAACGTCGTGCGCCTCACCCCAACCCTCAAGGCCGTGGCCGCCGTGGCCACGCTCGTGCTGGCCGCCACCGCCTGCGGCTCCTCCGACAGCGGTTCGTCGGGCGGCGGCCTCAACCCCCCTGATCTCAAAGCCCAGTCGAAGCTCGGCAAGAGCGAGGGCGAGGTCAACCTGATCGCCTGGGCCGGCTATGTCGAGGACGGCTCCAACGACCCCAAGGTGAACTGGGTCAGCGACTTCGAGAAGCAGACGGGCTGCCAGGTCAACTCCAAGGTCGCCGCCAGCTCCGACGAGATGGTCAAGCTGATGAAGACCGGTGAGTACGACGCGGTCTCCGCCTCCGGCGACGCCTCCCTGCGCCTCATAGCCTCCGGCGACGCCGCCCCCGTCAACACCGGCCTCGTCGCCAACTACAAGGACATCTTCCCGGACTTGAAGCTCCAGGCCTGGAACTCCGTCAAGGGCAAGGCCTACGGCATCCCGCACGGCCGCGGCGCCAACCTCCTGATGTACAACACCCAGAAGGTCACGCCCGCCCCGACCTCCTGGGCCGCGGTCTTCGACGACGCCTCGACGTACAAGGGCCATGTCACCGCGTACGACTCGCCGATCTACATCGCCGACGCGGCCCTCTATCTCAAGGCCACCAAGCCCGAGCTGAAGATCAAGGACCCCTACGCGCTCGACCAGAAGCAATTCGACGCCGCCGTAGCCCTGTTGAAGAAGCAGAACGCGGACATCGGCGAGTACTGGAGCGACTACCTCAAGGAGATCTCCGCCTTCAAGAGCGGTGACTCCGTCGTCGGCACCACCTGGCAGGTCATCGCCAACCTCACCGCCGACGAGGGCGCCAAGATCAAGGCCTTCGTGCCCAAGGAGGGTTCGACCGGCTGGTCCGACACCTGGATGATCTCCGCCAAGGCCAAGCACCCCAACTGCGCCTACCAGTGGCTCAATTGGATCGTCTCGCCGAAGGTCAACGCCCAGGTCGCCGAGTACTTCGGCGAGGCCCCCGCCAACGCGAAGGCCTGCGAGGAGACCAGCGACAAGAACTTCTGCACCACTTACCATGCCGCCGACACCGCGTACTGGAAGAACATCGCCTTCTGGAACACACCCATCGAGCAGTGCCTCGACGGCCGCACCGACGTCAAGTGCGTGCCGTACGCCAAGTGGGTACAGGCCTGGACCGAGATCAAGGGCTGA
- a CDS encoding ABC transporter permease encodes MSLLNRTAGALHRRPRLRLSLLLTAPLLWLAVLYLGSLSVLFVSAFWTTDSFTSEVVKVWSTDNFHELFTVPVYRQVILRSIGVALAVTVLCAVIAFPLAFYTARVAKPTWRPLLVVAILTPLWASYLVKVYAWRLILSQGGLADWMLKPFGLSGPGFGLPATVLTLTYLWLPYMILPIHTALEQLPANLLDASADLGARAGRTFRSVVLPMVLPSVAAGSVFTFSLSLGDYITVQIVGGKTQLIGNLVYSNIELNLPMAAALGTVPVVVIVVYLLAMRRTGALSSL; translated from the coding sequence ATGTCCTTGCTGAACCGGACCGCGGGGGCGCTCCACCGGCGCCCCCGGCTGCGGCTCTCCCTGCTGCTCACCGCCCCGCTGCTGTGGCTCGCCGTGCTCTATCTCGGCTCGCTGAGCGTGCTGTTCGTCTCCGCGTTCTGGACGACGGACTCCTTCACCTCCGAGGTGGTGAAGGTCTGGTCGACCGACAACTTCCACGAGCTGTTCACGGTGCCCGTGTACCGGCAGGTCATCCTGCGCAGCATCGGTGTCGCGCTCGCCGTCACGGTCCTGTGCGCGGTGATCGCGTTCCCGCTCGCCTTCTACACGGCCCGGGTCGCCAAACCGACGTGGCGCCCGCTGCTTGTGGTCGCCATCCTCACTCCGTTGTGGGCCAGTTACCTCGTCAAGGTGTACGCGTGGCGGCTCATCCTGTCCCAAGGCGGCCTGGCCGACTGGATGTTGAAGCCGTTCGGGCTCAGCGGCCCGGGGTTCGGACTCCCCGCCACCGTCCTCACCCTGACGTACCTCTGGCTGCCCTACATGATCCTGCCGATCCACACCGCGCTGGAGCAGTTGCCCGCCAACCTTCTTGACGCGTCGGCGGACTTGGGCGCGCGCGCCGGGCGGACCTTCCGGTCGGTCGTGCTGCCGATGGTGCTGCCGTCCGTCGCCGCCGGGTCGGTCTTCACCTTCTCGCTCAGCCTCGGCGACTACATCACCGTGCAGATCGTCGGCGGCAAGACCCAGCTCATCGGCAACCTCGTCTACTCCAACATCGAACTCAACCTGCCCATGGCCGCCGCCCTCGGCACCGTCCCGGTCGTCGTCATCGTGGTGTACCTGCTCGCGATGCGCCGCACGGGCGCGTTGAGCAGTCTGTAG
- a CDS encoding ABC transporter permease, protein MQLSRSARIALRVAAGFGFAVIYVPLLLVLVNSLNPDRSASWPPSTLTLHWWSVAWQNSGARAALWVSVKAGLGATAIALVLGTLIAFAVARYRFFGRDAISFVVVLPIALPGIVTGIALNSAFSTVLEPLGVGLGLFTVIVGHATFCIVVVFNNVVARLRRTSGSYEEAAMDLGADTFRAFVDVTFPLVRSALLAGGLLAFALSFDEIVVTTFTAGPGIETLPIWIFNNMTRPQQAPVVNVVAAVLVLLSVLPIYVAQRLSADTATASRV, encoded by the coding sequence GTGCAACTCTCCCGTTCCGCGCGCATCGCCCTGCGTGTGGCCGCCGGGTTCGGCTTCGCGGTGATCTACGTCCCGCTCCTGCTCGTCCTCGTCAACTCCCTCAACCCGGACCGCAGCGCGAGCTGGCCGCCGTCCACCCTGACCCTGCACTGGTGGTCCGTCGCCTGGCAGAACTCGGGCGCCCGCGCGGCCCTCTGGGTCTCCGTGAAGGCCGGACTCGGCGCCACCGCCATTGCCCTGGTGCTCGGCACCCTGATCGCCTTCGCGGTCGCCCGGTACCGCTTCTTCGGCCGCGACGCCATCTCCTTCGTCGTCGTCCTGCCGATCGCGCTGCCCGGCATCGTCACGGGCATCGCCCTCAACTCGGCGTTCAGCACGGTACTTGAGCCGCTCGGCGTGGGGCTCGGCCTGTTCACGGTGATCGTCGGACACGCCACGTTCTGCATCGTCGTCGTCTTCAACAACGTCGTCGCCCGGCTCCGGCGCACCTCCGGGTCGTACGAGGAGGCCGCGATGGACCTGGGCGCAGACACCTTCCGCGCCTTCGTCGACGTCACCTTCCCGCTGGTGCGCTCGGCGCTCCTCGCGGGCGGACTGCTCGCGTTCGCGCTGTCCTTCGACGAGATCGTGGTGACCACGTTCACCGCCGGGCCCGGCATCGAGACGCTCCCGATCTGGATCTTCAACAATATGACCCGGCCCCAACAGGCGCCCGTGGTCAACGTGGTGGCGGCGGTGCTCGTCCTGCTCTCCGTCCTCCCGATCTACGTCGCACAACGGCTGTCCGCCGACACGGCCACCGCCAGCCGCGTCTGA
- a CDS encoding aminopeptidase P family protein, whose amino-acid sequence MSAHPESPHTEEVPDVAKGRKNGLYRGISDELSALMRTGWADTERTDLEPTEQAPHAARRRAALSALFPGERLVVPSGKLLIRSNDSHHPFRPYSGYVHLTGDQARDGALVLEPRPDGGHDAHCYQLPRDSRDSDEFWTGYTAELWMGRRRTLTESALVLGLPCRDIRTIAEDLAKTSGTPTRIVRGIDPALDAALDTDAERDDVFEAAVSGLRLVKDAWEIGEMRRAVDSTVRGFTDVVRELSQAVATSERWIEGTFFRRARVEGNHVGYGSICAAGEHATIMHWTDNDGPVRPGELLLLDAGVETHSLYTADVTRTLPINGTFSPVQREVYDAVFEAQEAGMAAVKPGAHYRDFHEAAQRALAGRLVEWGFIEGPAERAYELALQRRFTMAGTGHMLGLDVHDCAEARSEEYVDGVLEPGMVLTVEPGLYFQPDDLTVPEEWRGIGVRIEDDLLVTADGYENLSAGLPRSADEVEAWMREFAG is encoded by the coding sequence ATGTCAGCACACCCGGAATCACCGCACACGGAAGAGGTGCCCGACGTGGCCAAGGGCCGAAAGAACGGTCTCTACCGAGGAATCTCCGACGAGCTGTCCGCCCTGATGCGCACCGGCTGGGCCGACACCGAGCGCACGGACCTGGAGCCGACCGAGCAGGCCCCGCACGCGGCCCGCCGCCGTGCCGCGCTGTCCGCGCTCTTCCCGGGCGAGCGCCTGGTCGTGCCGTCCGGGAAACTCTTGATCCGGTCCAACGACAGCCACCACCCGTTCCGCCCGTACTCCGGCTATGTGCATCTGACCGGCGACCAGGCACGCGACGGCGCCCTGGTCCTGGAGCCCCGCCCCGACGGCGGCCACGACGCGCACTGCTACCAGCTCCCCCGCGACAGCCGGGACAGCGACGAGTTCTGGACGGGCTACACCGCCGAGTTGTGGATGGGCCGCCGCCGCACACTGACCGAGTCGGCGTTGGTGCTCGGCCTGCCCTGCCGGGACATCCGGACGATCGCCGAGGACCTGGCGAAGACCTCCGGGACCCCCACCCGCATCGTCCGTGGCATCGACCCGGCGCTGGACGCGGCGCTCGACACCGACGCGGAACGGGACGACGTGTTCGAGGCGGCCGTCTCCGGACTGCGGCTCGTCAAGGACGCGTGGGAGATCGGCGAGATGCGCCGGGCCGTCGACTCCACGGTGCGCGGATTCACCGATGTCGTACGGGAGTTGTCGCAGGCGGTCGCCACCTCGGAGCGCTGGATCGAGGGCACGTTCTTCCGCCGGGCCCGCGTCGAGGGCAACCACGTCGGCTACGGCTCGATCTGCGCCGCCGGTGAGCACGCCACGATCATGCACTGGACCGACAACGACGGCCCGGTCCGCCCCGGTGAACTCCTGCTGCTGGACGCGGGCGTGGAGACGCACAGCCTCTACACCGCCGACGTCACCCGCACCCTCCCGATCAACGGCACGTTCAGCCCGGTCCAACGCGAGGTCTACGACGCGGTGTTCGAGGCCCAGGAGGCCGGCATGGCGGCGGTGAAGCCGGGTGCGCACTACCGGGACTTCCACGAGGCGGCCCAACGGGCCCTGGCCGGGCGGCTGGTGGAGTGGGGCTTCATCGAGGGGCCGGCCGAGCGGGCCTACGAGCTGGCGCTCCAGCGGCGGTTCACGATGGCGGGGACGGGGCACATGCTCGGGCTCGACGTCCACGACTGCGCCGAGGCGCGGAGCGAGGAGTACGTGGACGGGGTCCTCGAACCGGGCATGGTGCTCACCGTCGAGCCGGGCCTGTACTTCCAGCCCGACGATCTGACGGTCCCGGAGGAGTGGCGGGGCATCGGCGTCCGGATCGAGGACGATCTGCTGGTGACGGCGGACGGTTACGAGAACCTGTCGGCGGGGCTGCCGCGCTCGGCCGACGAAGTCGAGGCGTGGATGCGGGAGTTCGCGGGCTGA
- a CDS encoding NAD(P)/FAD-dependent oxidoreductase, translated as MSKRLTCDVVVVGAGTVGAACALYAARAGLDVVIVDRGPVAGGTTGAGEGNLLVSDKEPGPELDLALLSGRLWAQLAEEFGEFVEYEAKGGLVVASTPDGLAALERFAEEQRTAGVVAEPVTKDALYDLEPHLAPGLPGGVHYPQDCQVMPALAAAHLVRASGARLLIGRTVTDVLLKTDGTVDGVRTGRGDILAPTVVNAAGTWGGELAALAGVTLPVLPRRGFVLVTEPLPRLVRHKVYAADYVADVASDSAALQTSPVVEGTAAGPVLIGASRERVGFDRTFSLPVVRALAAGATKLFPFLSDVRAMRSYLGFRPYLPDHLPAIGPDPRVPGLVHACGHEGAGIGLATGTGHLIAQLLDGRTPDLDPAPFRPDRFPEEEDA; from the coding sequence GTGAGCAAGCGACTGACCTGCGATGTCGTGGTCGTCGGAGCCGGAACGGTGGGCGCGGCCTGCGCCCTCTACGCGGCCCGGGCGGGCCTCGACGTCGTCATCGTGGACCGCGGCCCGGTCGCGGGCGGCACGACCGGAGCCGGCGAGGGCAACCTGCTCGTCTCCGACAAGGAGCCGGGCCCGGAACTCGACCTGGCCCTCCTCTCCGGCCGCCTGTGGGCGCAACTCGCGGAAGAATTCGGAGAGTTCGTCGAGTACGAGGCGAAGGGCGGCCTCGTCGTGGCCTCCACGCCCGACGGGCTCGCCGCACTGGAGCGCTTCGCCGAGGAGCAGCGCACCGCCGGAGTCGTCGCCGAGCCGGTCACCAAAGACGCCCTGTACGACCTCGAACCCCACCTCGCCCCCGGCCTCCCCGGCGGCGTGCACTACCCGCAGGACTGCCAGGTGATGCCCGCCCTGGCCGCCGCCCACCTCGTGCGGGCCTCGGGCGCCCGCCTGCTCATCGGCCGTACGGTGACGGACGTCCTCCTCAAGACGGACGGCACCGTCGACGGCGTCCGCACGGGCCGGGGCGACATCCTCGCCCCCACGGTCGTCAACGCCGCCGGCACCTGGGGCGGCGAACTCGCCGCCCTCGCCGGAGTCACCCTCCCTGTCCTCCCGCGCCGCGGCTTCGTCCTCGTCACCGAACCGCTGCCGCGCCTGGTCCGCCACAAGGTGTACGCCGCCGATTACGTGGCCGACGTGGCCAGCGACTCGGCCGCCCTGCAGACCTCACCGGTCGTCGAGGGCACGGCCGCTGGACCGGTCCTGATCGGCGCGAGCCGCGAACGCGTCGGCTTCGACCGGACGTTCTCGCTGCCGGTCGTACGGGCGCTGGCGGCGGGCGCGACGAAGCTCTTCCCGTTCCTGTCCGACGTCCGCGCGATGCGCTCCTACCTCGGCTTCCGCCCGTACCTGCCGGACCACCTGCCCGCCATCGGCCCCGACCCCCGCGTCCCCGGCCTCGTCCACGCCTGCGGGCACGAGGGCGCGGGCATCGGACTCGCCACCGGCACAGGGCACTTGATCGCCCAACTGCTGGACGGCCGGACCCCGGACCTCGACCCCGCCCCCTTCCGGCCCGACCGCTTCCCCGAGGAGGAGGACGCATGA
- a CDS encoding (2Fe-2S)-binding protein yields MSSPLDLAEAHPGPAFTVTLDGREIEALPGQTVAAALWAAGVTSWRTTRGEGRPRGVFCGIGICYDCLVTVNARPNQRACLVPLHPGDAIRTQEGTGHDD; encoded by the coding sequence ATGAGCTCCCCGCTGGACCTCGCCGAGGCCCACCCGGGCCCTGCCTTCACGGTCACCCTCGACGGCCGCGAGATCGAGGCGCTCCCCGGCCAGACCGTCGCCGCCGCACTCTGGGCGGCAGGCGTGACGTCCTGGCGCACCACCCGCGGCGAGGGCCGTCCGCGCGGCGTCTTCTGCGGGATCGGCATCTGCTACGACTGCCTCGTCACCGTCAACGCACGCCCGAACCAACGGGCCTGCCTGGTGCCATTGCACCCGGGGGACGCCATCCGTACGCAGGAGGGGACGGGCCACGATGACTGA
- a CDS encoding FAD-dependent oxidoreductase encodes MTDRPHLAVIGAGPAGLAATVAAAAHGVRVTLIDSAARAGGQFYRQTAAALHAGRPQALHHQWRTWERLRDGLEAHVRADRTVHLTDHHVWLVDRQLNHFTVHALLGPEQETPVEVRADAVLLATGGYEKVLPFPGWTLPGVLTAGGAQAMLKGTLAVSGRTAVVAGTGPLLLPVATGLAEAGVDVAALVESADPKAFLRRTRALAAQPGKVVEGAQYAAQLLRHRVKLLTRHTVVEAHGDERLEAVTVAALDTDGRVRPGTGRRIACDTLAVGHGMLPHTDLAETLGCRLDGLDVQVDDEQRTDVPGVWAAGETTGIGGAALSLAEGHIAGRSAAARLHGTEPDPRTWATAAKSRTRLGEFFAALDTVYAPPARWADLVTDDTVVCRCEEVTGGAIREAVDGLGAGDVRTVKLLTRAGMGWCQGRMCEPAVAGLAGCELTASRRPFARPVPLGVLARAGEAESEAESEAEAEAESD; translated from the coding sequence ATGACTGACCGACCGCACCTCGCCGTGATCGGCGCGGGCCCGGCGGGACTCGCCGCCACCGTCGCCGCCGCGGCACACGGCGTCCGCGTCACCCTGATCGACTCGGCGGCGCGGGCGGGCGGCCAGTTCTACCGGCAGACCGCCGCCGCACTGCACGCCGGACGCCCGCAGGCCCTGCACCACCAGTGGCGGACGTGGGAGCGGCTGCGGGACGGCCTCGAAGCGCATGTGCGGGCAGACCGCACGGTCCACTTGACGGACCATCATGTCTGGCTTGTGGACCGGCAGTTGAACCACTTCACCGTGCACGCCCTCCTCGGTCCCGAACAGGAGACTCCGGTCGAGGTGCGCGCCGATGCCGTCCTCCTCGCCACCGGTGGCTACGAGAAGGTCCTCCCGTTCCCCGGCTGGACCCTCCCCGGAGTCCTCACCGCGGGCGGCGCCCAGGCCATGCTCAAGGGCACCCTCGCCGTCTCCGGACGCACCGCCGTGGTCGCCGGCACCGGCCCGCTCCTCCTTCCCGTGGCAACAGGCCTCGCGGAAGCCGGTGTCGACGTGGCCGCACTGGTCGAGTCCGCCGACCCCAAGGCGTTCCTGCGACGGACCCGCGCGCTCGCCGCGCAGCCCGGCAAGGTGGTCGAGGGCGCCCAGTACGCGGCCCAACTCCTGCGTCACCGCGTCAAGTTGCTCACCCGGCACACCGTCGTCGAGGCGCACGGCGACGAGCGGCTTGAGGCGGTGACGGTCGCCGCGCTCGACACCGACGGGCGCGTCAGGCCCGGCACCGGACGCCGTATCGCCTGCGACACCCTCGCCGTCGGCCACGGCATGCTCCCGCACACGGACCTCGCCGAGACCCTCGGCTGCCGGCTCGACGGACTCGACGTTCAGGTCGACGACGAGCAGCGCACCGACGTCCCCGGCGTCTGGGCGGCCGGCGAGACCACCGGCATCGGCGGCGCGGCCCTCTCCCTCGCCGAGGGCCACATCGCGGGACGCTCCGCCGCCGCACGCCTGCACGGCACCGAACCCGACCCGCGCACCTGGGCGACGGCCGCCAAGTCCCGTACGCGACTGGGGGAGTTCTTCGCCGCCCTCGACACCGTGTACGCGCCGCCCGCCCGTTGGGCCGACCTCGTCACCGACGACACCGTCGTCTGCCGCTGCGAGGAAGTCACCGGGGGAGCGATCCGCGAGGCCGTGGACGGGCTCGGCGCCGGTGACGTACGCACCGTGAAGCTGCTGACGCGGGCCGGGATGGGCTGGTGCCAGGGGCGGATGTGCGAGCCCGCGGTCGCGGGGCTCGCCGGGTGTGAACTCACCGCGTCCCGGCGGCCGTTCGCGCGGCCCGTGCCGCTGGGAGTGCTGGCCCGCGCCGGAGAAGCCGAGTCCGAAGCCGAGTCCGAAGCCGAAGCCGAAGCCGAGTCCGACTGA
- a CDS encoding dihydrodipicolinate synthase family protein gives MTITPNRPWRGVLVATALPLTDQLAVDYDKFAEHCAWLVDNGCDGVVPNGSLGEYQVLTPEERAKVVETAVAAIGGARVMPGVAAYGSAESRRWAEQARDAGCASVMLLPPNAYRADERSVLAHYAEVAKAGVPIVAYNNPIDTKVDLVPELLAKLYGEGYIHAVKEFSGDVRRAYQLAELAPELDLLIGADDVLLELALAGAKGWVAGYPNALPAASVELYHAAVGGDLATAKKLYEQLHPLLRWDSKVEFVQAIKLSMDIVGRPGGPVRPPRVPLLPEQEAVVRAATEKAVAAGLA, from the coding sequence ATGACCATCACCCCGAACCGCCCCTGGCGCGGCGTCCTCGTCGCCACCGCGCTCCCGCTGACCGATCAACTCGCCGTCGACTACGACAAGTTCGCCGAGCACTGCGCCTGGCTGGTCGACAACGGCTGCGACGGTGTCGTGCCGAACGGCTCGCTCGGCGAGTACCAGGTGCTCACCCCCGAGGAGCGCGCCAAGGTCGTCGAGACGGCCGTCGCCGCGATCGGCGGCGCGCGCGTGATGCCCGGTGTCGCCGCCTACGGCTCCGCCGAGTCCCGCCGCTGGGCCGAGCAGGCCCGCGACGCCGGCTGCGCCTCCGTGATGCTGCTGCCGCCCAACGCCTATCGCGCCGACGAGCGTTCGGTCCTCGCGCACTATGCGGAGGTCGCGAAGGCGGGGGTGCCGATCGTGGCGTACAACAACCCCATCGACACCAAGGTCGACCTGGTGCCCGAACTGCTCGCCAAGCTGTACGGCGAGGGGTACATCCACGCCGTCAAGGAGTTCTCCGGCGATGTCCGACGCGCCTACCAGCTCGCCGAACTCGCTCCGGAACTGGACCTGTTGATCGGCGCCGACGACGTGCTGCTGGAGCTCGCGCTCGCGGGTGCGAAGGGCTGGGTGGCCGGTTACCCGAACGCGCTGCCCGCCGCGAGTGTCGAGCTGTACCACGCGGCCGTCGGCGGCGACCTGGCCACGGCGAAGAAGCTGTACGAACAACTGCACCCGCTGCTGCGCTGGGACTCCAAGGTGGAGTTCGTGCAGGCCATCAAGCTGTCCATGGACATCGTCGGCCGGCCCGGCGGCCCGGTGCGTCCGCCGCGTGTCCCGCTGCTGCCCGAGCAGGAGGCCGTCGTGCGCGCCGCCACCGAGAAGGCGGTCGCGGCCGGGCTCGCGTAA